In Dunckerocampus dactyliophorus isolate RoL2022-P2 chromosome 14, RoL_Ddac_1.1, whole genome shotgun sequence, one DNA window encodes the following:
- the nfkb2 gene encoding nuclear factor NF-kappa-B p100 subunit isoform X1 yields MCTNKMPASHPLGVNEPILKPSITLQKKCPTCVGRRMRVSGCHGNSDLELRGHTIKLQRMTDAQFMNVYDNSEFNLMPYDYIPPVDIKTEAYIPETAHGPYIQIIEEPKQRGFRFRYECEGPSHGGLPGASSEKNRRTYPTVKINNYVGHARVEVQLVSHTEPPRVHAHSLVGRHCNENGTCTLDIGPNDLTASFSNLGILHVTKKGVVEVLTRRLRDEWRRQRGGHAHLTESEESAVLKEAKELSKVMDLNIVRLKFTAFLKDSNGGFSRALKPVVSNAIYDSKSPNASNLKISRMDTTCGSVLGGDEIFLLCDKVQKDDIEIRFYEDEEGGWEAFGDFAPTDVHKQYAIVFKTPPYHSAEIERPVTVFLQLKRKKAGDCSDPKHFTYIPHVQDKEEVLRKKQKPLPHHEPWPGGGARRGGGGAGGFGGGGSGGEGFHFNQHMNGAAGGGGRGGVFPPGNFIGFCGGAQMSGSTPQQSQRQLSHMGTNTSTTLGAPRSLTSLHVRPFSLSTVAALHARVSRGARQTAAALLQYCTSGDARVLLEVHRHLCSMRDTNGDTPLHLAVIHQQTGVVQQLTDTLLSNQQAHVLNATNHLQQTPLHLAVITHQAKVAETLLRAGADPTRLDKDGRSPLHLAALAGDSATLRPLLAHLGEGHAHLLTLPDYHGLHPLHLAVRRDGERCLRLLVEGGAKINAPELKGGHTPLHLAVRENLFKTACVLITELKADVNARTFGGNTPLHLAAAVHSHTLCSMLVAAGADKEAENDEPLVFSSSSDEDEEEEVGKAASPSVACRKRQVGGHTPLDLAKCHKVRKLLSSTSSRPPGKKVKGDAGQGAESSCLDRQTLTRLLHVLSGTDVPWRKLAEKLGMMTLTHLYQDSPAPCQHLLQHYQLGGGPLEGLRQALQSLGLTDGVRLLTSAAERPSDKHDPESTVDSGFSSQPMEEEQPPVANQ; encoded by the exons ATGTGTACTAATAAAATGCCAGCAAGCCACCCGTTAGGCGTCAATGAGCCAATACTTAAGCCATCAATAACCCTACAAAAAAAGTGTCCCACGTGTGTCGGAAGGAGGATGCGAGTGagtggttgccatggcaacagtgaCCTGGAGCTCAGAGGTCACACCATCAAGCTTcaaag GATGACAGACGCTCAGTTCATGAACGTCTATGACAACAGTGAG TTCAACTTGATGCCGTATGACTACATCCCTCCTGTGGACATCAAGACTGAGGCCTACATACCTGAAACAG cgCACGGCCCTTATATCCAAATCATCGAGGAGCCCAAACAG CGTGGCTTTCGCTTTCGTTACGAGTGTGAGGGTCCGTCCCACGGCGGGCTGCCGGGAGCGTCCAGCGAGAAGAACAGAAGAACGTACCCAACTGTCAAG atcaACAACTATGTGGGACACGCCCGCGTGGAGGTCCAGCTGGTCAGCCACACTGAGCCCCCCCGCGTGCACGCCCACAGCCTGGTGGGACGCCACTGCAACGAGAACGGCACATGCACGCTCGACATTGGCCCCAATGACCTGACCGCCTC TTTCAGTAACTTGGGAATCCTCCACGTGACCAAGAAAGGCGTTGTTGAGGTTTTGACACGAAGGCTGCGAGACGAGTGGAGGCGACAGAGAGGAGGCCACGCCCACCTGACAG AGTCAGAGGAGAGCGCGGTGCTGAAGGAGGCCAAGGAGCTGTCCAAGGTGATGGACCTCAACATCGTCAGGTTAAAGTTCACCGCCTTCCTCAAGGACAGCAATGGAGGATTCAGCCGAGCGCTGAAACCCGTGGTGTCCAACGCCATCTACGACAGCA AGTCTCCCAACGCATCCAACCTGAAAATCTCTCGCATGGACACGACGTGTGGCTCCGTGCTCGGAGGAGACGAGATCTTCCTGCTGTGTGACAAAGTCCAGAAAG ATGACATCGAGATCCGCTTCTACGAGGACGAGGAGGGCGGCTGGGAGGCCTTTGGCGACTTTGCACCCACGGACGTGCACAAGCAG TACGCCATTGTGTTCAAAACGCCGCCATATCACAGCGCTGAGATCGAGCGTCCCGTGACCGTTTTCCTGCAgctgaagaggaagaaggcgGGCGACTGCAGCGACCCCAAACACTTCACGTACATCCCACATGTGCAGG ACAAAGAGGAAGTGCTGAGGAAGAAGCAGAAGCCCCTCCCCCACCATGAACCCTGGCCAGGGGGCGGggcaagaagaggaggaggaggagctggtgGCTTTGGAGGGGGAGGGTCTGGGGGCGAAG GCTTTCACTTCAATCAACACATGAATGGCGCGGCAGGGGGCGGGGGAAGAGGAGGAGTTTTCCCTCCAGGAAACTTTATTGGCTTTTGCGGTGGGGCCCAGATGTCGGGCTCCACCCCCCAGCAGTCACAGAGACAGCTGTCCCACATGGGTACAAACACGTCCACTACGTTGGGAGCGCCTCGCTCGCTCACGTCTCTTCACGTGAGACCTTTCTCTCTCTCCACAGTCGCCGCCCTCCACGCTCGAGTGTCTCGCGGCGCTCGCCAGACCGCCGCCGCCCTCCTGCAGTACTGCACCAGCGGCGACGCGCGGGTCCTTCTGGAAGTCCACAGACACCTGTGCAGCATGCGGGACACCAACGGAGACAC TCCTTTGCACCTGGCTGTCATCCATCAGCAGACAGGCGTCGTCCAGCAGCTGACTGACACGTTGCTTAGCAACCAGCAGGCGCACGTCCTCAACGCCACCAACCACCTGCAGCAG ACGCCACTCCATCTGGCGGTCATCACCCACCAGGCCAAGGTGGCAGAGACGTTGCTGAGGGCGGGGGCCGACCCCACCCGGCTGGACAAAGACGGGCGCAGCCCCCTGCACCTGGCGGCACTGGCTGGGGACAGCGCCACGCTCCGGCCCTTACTGGCTCACCTCGGGGAAGGCCACGCCCACCTGTTGACCTTGCCAGATTACCACG GTCTTCACCCGCTCCACCTGGCCGTGCGCAGGGACGGCGAGCGCTGCCTCCGCCTGCTGGTGGAGGGCGGAGCCAAAATCAACGCGCCCGAACTGAAAGGCGGGCACACGCCACTGCACCTGGCCGTCAGAGAGAACCTCTTCAAAACGGCGTGCGTTCTCATCACCGAG CTGAAGGCGGACGTGAATGCACGCACGTTTGGAGGAAACACACCTTTACACCTGGCGGCCGCCGTGCACTCGCACACACTCTGCTCCATGCTGGTCGCTgctg GCGCAGACAAGGAGGCGGAGAATGACGAGCCGCTCGTCTTCAGCTCATCCTCGGatgaagacgaggaggaggaggtcggGAAGGCTGCCTCGCCGTCAGTCGCATGTCGCAAGAGACAAGTGGGCGGGCACACGCCGCTCGATCTGGCCAAGTGTCACAAG GTGAGGAAGCTGCTGTCCTCCACGTCCTCCCGTCCACCGGGCAAGAAGGTCAAAGGCGACGCCGGTCAAG GGGCGGAGTCTAGTTGCCTGGACCGGCAGACACTGACCCGCCTGCTCCACGTACTGAGCGGCACCGACGTTCCGTGGAGGAAGCTGGCCGAGAAGCTGGGAATGATGACGCTGACTCACCTGTACCAGGACAGCCCCGCCCCCTGCCAACACCTGCTGCAACACTACCAG cTTGGCGGCGGTCCTCTCGAAGGTTTGCGCCAAGCTCTTCAGTCCCTTGGCCTGACGGACGGAGTGCGACTGCTAACGAGTGCCGCCGAGCGTCCCAGCGACAAGCACGACCCAG AGTCTACGGTGGACAGTGGCTTCAGCAGTCAGCCAATGGAAGAAGAGCAGCCGCCTGTGGCCAATCAGTGA
- the nfkb2 gene encoding nuclear factor NF-kappa-B p100 subunit isoform X2, with amino-acid sequence MCTNKMPASHPLGVNEPILKPSITLQKKCPTCVGRRMRVSGCHGNSDLELRGHTIKLQRMTDAQFMNVYDNSEFNLMPYDYIPPVDIKTEAYIPETAHGPYIQIIEEPKQRGFRFRYECEGPSHGGLPGASSEKNRRTYPTVKINNYVGHARVEVQLVSHTEPPRVHAHSLVGRHCNENGTCTLDIGPNDLTASFSNLGILHVTKKGVVEVLTRRLRDEWRRQRGGHAHLTESEESAVLKEAKELSKVMDLNIVRLKFTAFLKDSNGGFSRALKPVVSNAIYDSKSPNASNLKISRMDTTCGSVLGGDEIFLLCDKVQKDDIEIRFYEDEEGGWEAFGDFAPTDVHKQYAIVFKTPPYHSAEIERPVTVFLQLKRKKAGDCSDPKHFTYIPHVQDKEEVLRKKQKPLPHHEPWPGGGARRGGGGAGGFGGGGSGGEGFHFNQHMNGAAGGGGRGGVFPPGNFIGFCGGAQMSGSTPQQSQRQLSHMVAALHARVSRGARQTAAALLQYCTSGDARVLLEVHRHLCSMRDTNGDTPLHLAVIHQQTGVVQQLTDTLLSNQQAHVLNATNHLQQTPLHLAVITHQAKVAETLLRAGADPTRLDKDGRSPLHLAALAGDSATLRPLLAHLGEGHAHLLTLPDYHGLHPLHLAVRRDGERCLRLLVEGGAKINAPELKGGHTPLHLAVRENLFKTACVLITELKADVNARTFGGNTPLHLAAAVHSHTLCSMLVAAGADKEAENDEPLVFSSSSDEDEEEEVGKAASPSVACRKRQVGGHTPLDLAKCHKVRKLLSSTSSRPPGKKVKGDAGQGAESSCLDRQTLTRLLHVLSGTDVPWRKLAEKLGMMTLTHLYQDSPAPCQHLLQHYQLGGGPLEGLRQALQSLGLTDGVRLLTSAAERPSDKHDPESTVDSGFSSQPMEEEQPPVANQ; translated from the exons ATGTGTACTAATAAAATGCCAGCAAGCCACCCGTTAGGCGTCAATGAGCCAATACTTAAGCCATCAATAACCCTACAAAAAAAGTGTCCCACGTGTGTCGGAAGGAGGATGCGAGTGagtggttgccatggcaacagtgaCCTGGAGCTCAGAGGTCACACCATCAAGCTTcaaag GATGACAGACGCTCAGTTCATGAACGTCTATGACAACAGTGAG TTCAACTTGATGCCGTATGACTACATCCCTCCTGTGGACATCAAGACTGAGGCCTACATACCTGAAACAG cgCACGGCCCTTATATCCAAATCATCGAGGAGCCCAAACAG CGTGGCTTTCGCTTTCGTTACGAGTGTGAGGGTCCGTCCCACGGCGGGCTGCCGGGAGCGTCCAGCGAGAAGAACAGAAGAACGTACCCAACTGTCAAG atcaACAACTATGTGGGACACGCCCGCGTGGAGGTCCAGCTGGTCAGCCACACTGAGCCCCCCCGCGTGCACGCCCACAGCCTGGTGGGACGCCACTGCAACGAGAACGGCACATGCACGCTCGACATTGGCCCCAATGACCTGACCGCCTC TTTCAGTAACTTGGGAATCCTCCACGTGACCAAGAAAGGCGTTGTTGAGGTTTTGACACGAAGGCTGCGAGACGAGTGGAGGCGACAGAGAGGAGGCCACGCCCACCTGACAG AGTCAGAGGAGAGCGCGGTGCTGAAGGAGGCCAAGGAGCTGTCCAAGGTGATGGACCTCAACATCGTCAGGTTAAAGTTCACCGCCTTCCTCAAGGACAGCAATGGAGGATTCAGCCGAGCGCTGAAACCCGTGGTGTCCAACGCCATCTACGACAGCA AGTCTCCCAACGCATCCAACCTGAAAATCTCTCGCATGGACACGACGTGTGGCTCCGTGCTCGGAGGAGACGAGATCTTCCTGCTGTGTGACAAAGTCCAGAAAG ATGACATCGAGATCCGCTTCTACGAGGACGAGGAGGGCGGCTGGGAGGCCTTTGGCGACTTTGCACCCACGGACGTGCACAAGCAG TACGCCATTGTGTTCAAAACGCCGCCATATCACAGCGCTGAGATCGAGCGTCCCGTGACCGTTTTCCTGCAgctgaagaggaagaaggcgGGCGACTGCAGCGACCCCAAACACTTCACGTACATCCCACATGTGCAGG ACAAAGAGGAAGTGCTGAGGAAGAAGCAGAAGCCCCTCCCCCACCATGAACCCTGGCCAGGGGGCGGggcaagaagaggaggaggaggagctggtgGCTTTGGAGGGGGAGGGTCTGGGGGCGAAG GCTTTCACTTCAATCAACACATGAATGGCGCGGCAGGGGGCGGGGGAAGAGGAGGAGTTTTCCCTCCAGGAAACTTTATTGGCTTTTGCGGTGGGGCCCAGATGTCGGGCTCCACCCCCCAGCAGTCACAGAGACAGCTGTCCCACATGG TCGCCGCCCTCCACGCTCGAGTGTCTCGCGGCGCTCGCCAGACCGCCGCCGCCCTCCTGCAGTACTGCACCAGCGGCGACGCGCGGGTCCTTCTGGAAGTCCACAGACACCTGTGCAGCATGCGGGACACCAACGGAGACAC TCCTTTGCACCTGGCTGTCATCCATCAGCAGACAGGCGTCGTCCAGCAGCTGACTGACACGTTGCTTAGCAACCAGCAGGCGCACGTCCTCAACGCCACCAACCACCTGCAGCAG ACGCCACTCCATCTGGCGGTCATCACCCACCAGGCCAAGGTGGCAGAGACGTTGCTGAGGGCGGGGGCCGACCCCACCCGGCTGGACAAAGACGGGCGCAGCCCCCTGCACCTGGCGGCACTGGCTGGGGACAGCGCCACGCTCCGGCCCTTACTGGCTCACCTCGGGGAAGGCCACGCCCACCTGTTGACCTTGCCAGATTACCACG GTCTTCACCCGCTCCACCTGGCCGTGCGCAGGGACGGCGAGCGCTGCCTCCGCCTGCTGGTGGAGGGCGGAGCCAAAATCAACGCGCCCGAACTGAAAGGCGGGCACACGCCACTGCACCTGGCCGTCAGAGAGAACCTCTTCAAAACGGCGTGCGTTCTCATCACCGAG CTGAAGGCGGACGTGAATGCACGCACGTTTGGAGGAAACACACCTTTACACCTGGCGGCCGCCGTGCACTCGCACACACTCTGCTCCATGCTGGTCGCTgctg GCGCAGACAAGGAGGCGGAGAATGACGAGCCGCTCGTCTTCAGCTCATCCTCGGatgaagacgaggaggaggaggtcggGAAGGCTGCCTCGCCGTCAGTCGCATGTCGCAAGAGACAAGTGGGCGGGCACACGCCGCTCGATCTGGCCAAGTGTCACAAG GTGAGGAAGCTGCTGTCCTCCACGTCCTCCCGTCCACCGGGCAAGAAGGTCAAAGGCGACGCCGGTCAAG GGGCGGAGTCTAGTTGCCTGGACCGGCAGACACTGACCCGCCTGCTCCACGTACTGAGCGGCACCGACGTTCCGTGGAGGAAGCTGGCCGAGAAGCTGGGAATGATGACGCTGACTCACCTGTACCAGGACAGCCCCGCCCCCTGCCAACACCTGCTGCAACACTACCAG cTTGGCGGCGGTCCTCTCGAAGGTTTGCGCCAAGCTCTTCAGTCCCTTGGCCTGACGGACGGAGTGCGACTGCTAACGAGTGCCGCCGAGCGTCCCAGCGACAAGCACGACCCAG AGTCTACGGTGGACAGTGGCTTCAGCAGTCAGCCAATGGAAGAAGAGCAGCCGCCTGTGGCCAATCAGTGA
- the nfkb2 gene encoding nuclear factor NF-kappa-B p100 subunit isoform X3: MTDAQFMNVYDNSEFNLMPYDYIPPVDIKTEAYIPETAHGPYIQIIEEPKQRGFRFRYECEGPSHGGLPGASSEKNRRTYPTVKINNYVGHARVEVQLVSHTEPPRVHAHSLVGRHCNENGTCTLDIGPNDLTASFSNLGILHVTKKGVVEVLTRRLRDEWRRQRGGHAHLTESEESAVLKEAKELSKVMDLNIVRLKFTAFLKDSNGGFSRALKPVVSNAIYDSKSPNASNLKISRMDTTCGSVLGGDEIFLLCDKVQKDDIEIRFYEDEEGGWEAFGDFAPTDVHKQYAIVFKTPPYHSAEIERPVTVFLQLKRKKAGDCSDPKHFTYIPHVQDKEEVLRKKQKPLPHHEPWPGGGARRGGGGAGGFGGGGSGGEGFHFNQHMNGAAGGGGRGGVFPPGNFIGFCGGAQMSGSTPQQSQRQLSHMGTNTSTTLGAPRSLTSLHVRPFSLSTVAALHARVSRGARQTAAALLQYCTSGDARVLLEVHRHLCSMRDTNGDTPLHLAVIHQQTGVVQQLTDTLLSNQQAHVLNATNHLQQTPLHLAVITHQAKVAETLLRAGADPTRLDKDGRSPLHLAALAGDSATLRPLLAHLGEGHAHLLTLPDYHGLHPLHLAVRRDGERCLRLLVEGGAKINAPELKGGHTPLHLAVRENLFKTACVLITELKADVNARTFGGNTPLHLAAAVHSHTLCSMLVAAGADKEAENDEPLVFSSSSDEDEEEEVGKAASPSVACRKRQVGGHTPLDLAKCHKVRKLLSSTSSRPPGKKVKGDAGQGAESSCLDRQTLTRLLHVLSGTDVPWRKLAEKLGMMTLTHLYQDSPAPCQHLLQHYQLGGGPLEGLRQALQSLGLTDGVRLLTSAAERPSDKHDPESTVDSGFSSQPMEEEQPPVANQ, from the exons ATGACAGACGCTCAGTTCATGAACGTCTATGACAACAGTGAG TTCAACTTGATGCCGTATGACTACATCCCTCCTGTGGACATCAAGACTGAGGCCTACATACCTGAAACAG cgCACGGCCCTTATATCCAAATCATCGAGGAGCCCAAACAG CGTGGCTTTCGCTTTCGTTACGAGTGTGAGGGTCCGTCCCACGGCGGGCTGCCGGGAGCGTCCAGCGAGAAGAACAGAAGAACGTACCCAACTGTCAAG atcaACAACTATGTGGGACACGCCCGCGTGGAGGTCCAGCTGGTCAGCCACACTGAGCCCCCCCGCGTGCACGCCCACAGCCTGGTGGGACGCCACTGCAACGAGAACGGCACATGCACGCTCGACATTGGCCCCAATGACCTGACCGCCTC TTTCAGTAACTTGGGAATCCTCCACGTGACCAAGAAAGGCGTTGTTGAGGTTTTGACACGAAGGCTGCGAGACGAGTGGAGGCGACAGAGAGGAGGCCACGCCCACCTGACAG AGTCAGAGGAGAGCGCGGTGCTGAAGGAGGCCAAGGAGCTGTCCAAGGTGATGGACCTCAACATCGTCAGGTTAAAGTTCACCGCCTTCCTCAAGGACAGCAATGGAGGATTCAGCCGAGCGCTGAAACCCGTGGTGTCCAACGCCATCTACGACAGCA AGTCTCCCAACGCATCCAACCTGAAAATCTCTCGCATGGACACGACGTGTGGCTCCGTGCTCGGAGGAGACGAGATCTTCCTGCTGTGTGACAAAGTCCAGAAAG ATGACATCGAGATCCGCTTCTACGAGGACGAGGAGGGCGGCTGGGAGGCCTTTGGCGACTTTGCACCCACGGACGTGCACAAGCAG TACGCCATTGTGTTCAAAACGCCGCCATATCACAGCGCTGAGATCGAGCGTCCCGTGACCGTTTTCCTGCAgctgaagaggaagaaggcgGGCGACTGCAGCGACCCCAAACACTTCACGTACATCCCACATGTGCAGG ACAAAGAGGAAGTGCTGAGGAAGAAGCAGAAGCCCCTCCCCCACCATGAACCCTGGCCAGGGGGCGGggcaagaagaggaggaggaggagctggtgGCTTTGGAGGGGGAGGGTCTGGGGGCGAAG GCTTTCACTTCAATCAACACATGAATGGCGCGGCAGGGGGCGGGGGAAGAGGAGGAGTTTTCCCTCCAGGAAACTTTATTGGCTTTTGCGGTGGGGCCCAGATGTCGGGCTCCACCCCCCAGCAGTCACAGAGACAGCTGTCCCACATGGGTACAAACACGTCCACTACGTTGGGAGCGCCTCGCTCGCTCACGTCTCTTCACGTGAGACCTTTCTCTCTCTCCACAGTCGCCGCCCTCCACGCTCGAGTGTCTCGCGGCGCTCGCCAGACCGCCGCCGCCCTCCTGCAGTACTGCACCAGCGGCGACGCGCGGGTCCTTCTGGAAGTCCACAGACACCTGTGCAGCATGCGGGACACCAACGGAGACAC TCCTTTGCACCTGGCTGTCATCCATCAGCAGACAGGCGTCGTCCAGCAGCTGACTGACACGTTGCTTAGCAACCAGCAGGCGCACGTCCTCAACGCCACCAACCACCTGCAGCAG ACGCCACTCCATCTGGCGGTCATCACCCACCAGGCCAAGGTGGCAGAGACGTTGCTGAGGGCGGGGGCCGACCCCACCCGGCTGGACAAAGACGGGCGCAGCCCCCTGCACCTGGCGGCACTGGCTGGGGACAGCGCCACGCTCCGGCCCTTACTGGCTCACCTCGGGGAAGGCCACGCCCACCTGTTGACCTTGCCAGATTACCACG GTCTTCACCCGCTCCACCTGGCCGTGCGCAGGGACGGCGAGCGCTGCCTCCGCCTGCTGGTGGAGGGCGGAGCCAAAATCAACGCGCCCGAACTGAAAGGCGGGCACACGCCACTGCACCTGGCCGTCAGAGAGAACCTCTTCAAAACGGCGTGCGTTCTCATCACCGAG CTGAAGGCGGACGTGAATGCACGCACGTTTGGAGGAAACACACCTTTACACCTGGCGGCCGCCGTGCACTCGCACACACTCTGCTCCATGCTGGTCGCTgctg GCGCAGACAAGGAGGCGGAGAATGACGAGCCGCTCGTCTTCAGCTCATCCTCGGatgaagacgaggaggaggaggtcggGAAGGCTGCCTCGCCGTCAGTCGCATGTCGCAAGAGACAAGTGGGCGGGCACACGCCGCTCGATCTGGCCAAGTGTCACAAG GTGAGGAAGCTGCTGTCCTCCACGTCCTCCCGTCCACCGGGCAAGAAGGTCAAAGGCGACGCCGGTCAAG GGGCGGAGTCTAGTTGCCTGGACCGGCAGACACTGACCCGCCTGCTCCACGTACTGAGCGGCACCGACGTTCCGTGGAGGAAGCTGGCCGAGAAGCTGGGAATGATGACGCTGACTCACCTGTACCAGGACAGCCCCGCCCCCTGCCAACACCTGCTGCAACACTACCAG cTTGGCGGCGGTCCTCTCGAAGGTTTGCGCCAAGCTCTTCAGTCCCTTGGCCTGACGGACGGAGTGCGACTGCTAACGAGTGCCGCCGAGCGTCCCAGCGACAAGCACGACCCAG AGTCTACGGTGGACAGTGGCTTCAGCAGTCAGCCAATGGAAGAAGAGCAGCCGCCTGTGGCCAATCAGTGA